A window from Nitrososphaerales archaeon encodes these proteins:
- the aroC gene encoding chorismate synthase, whose amino-acid sequence MTGNILGERFVIVTFGESHGKCIGVVIDGCPAGLPLSENDVQEELDLRKPGLSSITTARREEDKVEILSGVFNGFTTGAPICMIVWNRDVDSKPYDIIAKTPRPGREDLPAYVKYGGFNDYRGGGRFSGRVTASFVMAGAVAKKLLNYTLGLEIVAYTIEIGGIKAGRIDFDEARRLRYSNEVRCPDLTVASRMKDRILEAQRANDSVGGIIECVVNNVPIGLGEPIFSSLDSELSKALFSIPGVKGVEFGIGFDAARRLGSENNDPYRIVDGRIVAITNNAGGVLGGMSNGMPIVFRVAFKPTPSISKPQRTVDLERMEEVEITISGRHDPCIVPRAVPVVEGITGIVLADQALRSGFIPNVLPRRS is encoded by the coding sequence TTGACGGGTAATATTCTGGGAGAGCGTTTTGTAATCGTCACTTTTGGTGAAAGCCATGGTAAGTGTATAGGTGTAGTGATCGATGGGTGCCCAGCTGGGCTACCTTTGAGTGAAAATGATGTACAGGAGGAATTGGATTTAAGAAAGCCCGGCCTATCCTCGATTACAACAGCTCGTAGAGAAGAGGATAAGGTGGAGATACTTTCGGGTGTATTCAATGGATTCACGACGGGTGCACCGATCTGCATGATCGTCTGGAATAGGGATGTGGATTCAAAGCCTTACGACATTATCGCAAAGACCCCGAGGCCTGGGCGTGAGGACCTTCCAGCCTACGTGAAGTACGGTGGGTTCAACGATTACCGAGGTGGTGGTAGATTTTCGGGTAGAGTTACTGCAAGCTTTGTGATGGCTGGCGCTGTGGCCAAAAAGCTACTCAACTATACTCTGGGTTTAGAGATAGTAGCCTATACGATAGAGATCGGTGGTATAAAAGCGGGTAGGATCGATTTTGATGAAGCGCGCAGATTAAGATACTCGAATGAAGTGAGGTGCCCGGATCTAACGGTAGCTTCACGGATGAAGGATAGGATACTGGAGGCTCAAAGGGCCAACGATAGTGTAGGAGGGATTATTGAATGTGTAGTAAATAATGTGCCCATCGGCCTCGGTGAACCCATCTTTTCATCCTTAGATTCAGAACTCAGTAAAGCTCTATTCTCCATACCGGGTGTAAAGGGTGTGGAGTTCGGTATCGGTTTCGATGCTGCGAGAAGGTTGGGTTCAGAGAATAACGATCCCTATAGGATAGTCGATGGAAGGATCGTTGCAATCACGAACAATGCGGGAGGAGTTTTAGGTGGTATGAGCAATGGTATGCCGATCGTCTTTAGAGTCGCATTCAAGCCGACCCCATCGATATCTAAACCACAAAGGACGGTAGATTTAGAGAGGATGGAAGAGGTGGAGATTACAATATCTGGAAGGCACGATCCTTGTATAGTGCCAAGGGCCGTTCCGGTCGTTGAGGGTATAACGGGCATAGTCTTGGCAGATCAGGCTTTGAGGTCTGGATTCATACCCAACGTACTCCCCCGTAGATCTTAG
- a CDS encoding aminotransferase class I/II-fold pyridoxal phosphate-dependent enzyme has product MARVTLQIFDLVSKRLSIARSIGNIKLEKGLDIEDRSVEARLRGLVLDECERLGIDRRFGSHLLSLLIKESVRMQTQDLPRRIDTFQRAKYLESQGMKVIHLELEGPNLLTPQSIEDLCNALKSFHSSYTEAGGLYELREAIAHYINESFKVDISARNVIVTLNRRYTIFLATYSHVTIGDEIILFQPSYLAYQPWSEVMGVRVIKIPTYLKDGWSPNLDHLNEAINDSTSMILIHNPNNPTGKVIDSNTLKAIVDLAHDNDLPILSDESYSHYTFTDFQSILQFSNCKSMVVKSFPIDLMGLELCYVISDQKTIERMITLQDSILAYMPEFIQRIALKMIDLKPYTMKDLEIILRRRDAAVKALLRLPFDFRRPDGGIFIFAKARINDFDGERFTNDLLEKKGVAVMPGVAFGNYRDHIRISLCQPENIILEGIERMGELIS; this is encoded by the coding sequence ATGGCAAGGGTCACCCTACAAATATTCGATCTAGTATCGAAGAGGCTATCCATCGCAAGGTCGATCGGTAATATTAAGCTTGAGAAGGGGCTCGATATCGAGGATAGATCTGTCGAGGCAAGGTTAAGGGGTTTGGTCCTCGATGAGTGTGAACGCCTTGGTATAGATCGACGGTTCGGCTCACACCTCCTCAGCCTCTTGATAAAGGAATCTGTACGTATGCAGACACAAGATCTACCACGACGTATCGATACCTTTCAGAGGGCAAAGTATTTGGAATCTCAAGGAATGAAGGTTATACACCTTGAGTTGGAGGGTCCGAATCTTTTAACTCCACAATCGATAGAGGATTTATGTAATGCTTTAAAGTCATTCCATTCGAGCTACACGGAGGCTGGTGGGTTATACGAGTTAAGAGAAGCGATCGCCCATTACATAAATGAATCTTTCAAAGTGGATATATCGGCAAGAAATGTAATCGTCACATTAAATCGTAGATACACGATCTTCCTCGCTACCTATTCGCACGTTACGATCGGTGATGAAATAATTTTATTCCAACCATCTTACTTGGCTTATCAACCATGGAGTGAAGTTATGGGTGTAAGAGTTATCAAAATTCCTACATACCTTAAGGATGGTTGGTCTCCCAACCTCGATCATCTTAATGAAGCTATCAACGATTCTACTTCCATGATCCTCATCCATAATCCGAATAACCCTACTGGAAAGGTCATCGACTCAAATACATTGAAAGCTATCGTCGATTTAGCCCATGATAACGATCTACCTATTCTAAGTGATGAATCTTACTCACATTATACGTTTACAGATTTTCAGAGTATTTTACAGTTTTCAAATTGTAAATCGATGGTGGTAAAATCGTTTCCAATCGATCTGATGGGCCTTGAATTATGTTATGTGATATCCGATCAGAAGACGATCGAAAGAATGATCACGTTGCAAGATTCTATACTAGCATATATGCCAGAATTCATCCAACGTATCGCCCTCAAGATGATCGATCTTAAACCTTATACTATGAAGGATCTTGAGATTATTTTGAGAAGGAGAGATGCTGCCGTTAAGGCGCTGCTCAGATTACCCTTCGATTTCAGAAGGCCCGATGGAGGCATATTCATCTTCGCCAAGGCTAGGATTAACGATTTTGATGGTGAAAGGTTCACGAACGATCTATTGGAAAAGAAGGGCGTAGCGGTAATGCCAGGGGTAGCATTTGGCAATTACCGTGACCACATAAGAATATCCCTATGCCAACCGGAGAATATCATTCTAGAGGGTATTGAAAGGATGGGTGAGTTAATCTCTTGA
- a CDS encoding prephenate dehydrogenase/arogenate dehydrogenase family protein, translating into MKVAVIGAAGKMGLLFTEYFVKEGHSLILYDVKTLEVKKVADRFSVNFARSLDEALKDIDVICVSVPIETTPKVLQETSRFLKKGMVVMEIASFKCGVVEVLKRIADLGVTTLSIHPLFGPGAKDLRGKVMALIPILDEANEIATFQRIFPTVKMVKLEAEEHDYLMAIILSLTYFTNIVFSSTIMDKNPSTLRRMSGTNFKIQLTLMEAITSEDPDLILSLMKENKFALDCISKFIENAKSIYQMLYSNDTSKFKSLIGEVKAKLMSDERYSQSYQDIYRILDLLN; encoded by the coding sequence TTGAAGGTTGCTGTAATCGGTGCGGCGGGTAAGATGGGCCTGTTATTTACAGAGTACTTTGTTAAAGAAGGGCATTCACTCATACTTTACGACGTAAAGACTCTTGAAGTTAAGAAGGTTGCAGATAGATTTTCTGTAAATTTTGCGAGGAGTCTGGATGAGGCTTTAAAGGATATCGATGTGATCTGTGTCTCTGTACCGATCGAAACCACACCGAAAGTTCTACAAGAGACTTCAAGATTCTTAAAGAAAGGTATGGTAGTGATGGAAATCGCCTCATTCAAGTGTGGCGTAGTAGAGGTTTTGAAGAGGATCGCCGATTTAGGGGTAACGACTCTATCGATACACCCACTATTTGGGCCGGGGGCTAAAGACCTACGAGGGAAGGTGATGGCACTCATCCCCATCCTTGATGAAGCGAATGAAATCGCCACGTTTCAAAGGATCTTCCCTACGGTAAAGATGGTGAAGTTAGAAGCTGAAGAGCACGATTACCTTATGGCGATCATACTCTCCCTCACTTACTTTACCAATATAGTATTCTCATCAACGATTATGGATAAAAACCCATCCACACTTCGAAGGATGTCTGGCACAAACTTTAAAATCCAATTGACACTGATGGAAGCCATAACGAGTGAAGATCCCGATCTGATTTTATCACTCATGAAGGAGAATAAATTCGCACTAGATTGTATAAGCAAATTTATAGAGAATGCGAAGAGTATCTATCAAATGCTCTATTCGAACGATACCTCAAAATTCAAGAGTTTGATAGGAGAAGTAAAAGCGAAGTTGATGAGTGATGAGCGTTATAGCCAATCTTATCAAGATATCTATCGAATCTTAGACCTTTTGAATTAA
- a CDS encoding molybdopterin biosynthesis protein gives MEKRKIFKTLMNIEEAKGKLLQYYTPKPLGVESIGLEYAHGRVLAEDVFSSIDVPNFDRAGMDGFAVRAEDTFGADEERPVELNIVGRVDTGDRPTMVVNRGEAVEVGTGAAIPKGADAVVMVEYTEQIGSKVRIFKAVTPNENIIAAGSDIMVGELVLRRGQLITSREIGVLAALGLKSVKVYRRPKVSILSTGNELTPLGEPLEYGKIYDINTYSIAGAVVECGGEPVLIGVAKDEWADIELKLREALKSGDCVITSGGTSAGLGDLLYRVIDSIGKPGVIVHGLSVKPGKPTIIGVIDGKPIFGLPGYPTSAMIIFRLIVQPIITTLSGLGEGSIEVTLEARVAQKIFSTKGRREYLPVHIVKGEMGDYYAYPVLGGSGAITTFALADGFIEIPEERAIIDEDERVTVNLITPRLKLADLVIIGSHCVGVDILLSCLRMVRPGFTAKVINVGSWGGLHAVKRGEADLAGIHLIDESSGEYNLPFIRTPDLLNKVVLIRGYRREQGLITAQGNPKKISGIGDLLREDVTFINRNPGSGTRILIDRYLKMYSEEHGMSFEEVKSKISGYNTIAKSHSAVAASIAYGKADVGVGIRAVAEYYKLHFIPLVDERYDFVTLKRKLQKESVKSFIDMLSSSIFKEELMKRAPGLIVDSETGSIIE, from the coding sequence ATGGAGAAGAGGAAAATATTCAAGACCCTCATGAATATCGAAGAAGCAAAGGGTAAGCTCCTTCAATACTATACACCAAAGCCTCTGGGTGTTGAGAGTATCGGTCTTGAGTATGCTCATGGTAGAGTCTTGGCTGAGGATGTATTTTCATCGATCGATGTGCCGAACTTCGATAGAGCGGGTATGGATGGATTCGCGGTGAGGGCTGAGGATACATTCGGTGCTGATGAAGAGAGGCCCGTTGAGCTGAATATCGTGGGTAGGGTCGATACTGGTGATAGGCCGACGATGGTGGTGAATAGGGGTGAGGCTGTTGAGGTCGGGACTGGTGCCGCTATACCCAAAGGTGCGGATGCTGTAGTTATGGTAGAGTATACGGAGCAGATCGGTTCAAAGGTACGTATCTTTAAGGCTGTCACACCGAATGAGAATATAATCGCGGCAGGTTCGGATATCATGGTTGGCGAGCTCGTACTGAGAAGGGGACAATTGATCACGTCACGAGAGATCGGGGTCTTGGCCGCCCTAGGGTTGAAGAGTGTTAAGGTCTATCGAAGGCCCAAGGTATCGATTCTATCTACAGGTAACGAGCTAACACCCTTGGGCGAACCTCTCGAGTATGGGAAGATCTACGATATCAATACCTATTCTATAGCTGGAGCGGTGGTCGAGTGTGGGGGTGAACCGGTCTTGATAGGTGTCGCGAAGGATGAGTGGGCAGATATCGAGCTCAAATTGAGGGAGGCTTTGAAGAGTGGCGATTGTGTGATCACATCAGGTGGTACATCAGCCGGTCTTGGTGATCTGCTCTACAGGGTGATCGATTCGATAGGCAAGCCGGGTGTGATCGTACATGGTTTATCGGTAAAGCCCGGTAAACCGACGATCATCGGTGTAATCGATGGGAAACCGATCTTCGGTCTACCTGGTTATCCTACATCCGCGATGATCATCTTCCGATTGATCGTCCAACCGATAATTACTACATTATCGGGCCTCGGTGAGGGCTCCATCGAAGTGACCCTTGAAGCGAGGGTTGCCCAAAAGATCTTCTCGACCAAGGGTAGGAGGGAGTACCTGCCAGTCCATATAGTGAAGGGAGAAATGGGTGATTATTATGCATACCCCGTTCTCGGTGGGTCTGGAGCGATCACTACATTCGCATTGGCCGATGGATTCATCGAAATCCCTGAAGAGCGGGCGATTATAGATGAGGATGAGAGGGTCACCGTCAATTTGATTACACCGAGGTTAAAGTTGGCTGACCTGGTGATTATAGGGAGCCATTGTGTAGGTGTCGATATCCTCCTTAGCTGTTTAAGGATGGTGCGACCGGGCTTTACGGCAAAGGTGATCAATGTAGGCTCTTGGGGAGGTTTACATGCAGTAAAGCGTGGTGAAGCCGACCTTGCCGGTATACATTTGATCGATGAATCTTCTGGCGAATACAATCTACCCTTTATTAGAACCCCTGATCTATTAAACAAAGTGGTGTTGATTAGAGGTTATAGGAGAGAGCAGGGGCTCATTACAGCCCAAGGGAATCCGAAGAAGATCAGTGGTATAGGTGATCTGTTACGTGAAGATGTAACATTCATCAATCGAAATCCAGGATCTGGTACTCGTATACTGATAGATCGTTACCTTAAGATGTATAGTGAAGAGCATGGAATGAGCTTTGAGGAAGTCAAATCCAAGATATCTGGTTATAATACGATAGCAAAATCCCATTCGGCTGTAGCGGCAAGTATCGCGTATGGTAAAGCCGATGTAGGTGTGGGGATAAGGGCCGTCGCTGAATATTATAAACTACATTTTATACCACTGGTGGATGAAAGGTACGACTTTGTAACACTTAAGAGGAAGTTGCAGAAAGAATCTGTAAAGAGCTTTATCGATATGCTTTCATCAAGTATCTTTAAAGAGGAGTTGATGAAGAGGGCGCCCGGTCTGATCGTAGACTCTGAAACAGGTTCGATAATCGAATGA
- a CDS encoding molybdopterin molybdotransferase MoeA — protein sequence MKEFKETLSVEEATRLLYKNIRMKELEVEEVYLKDGLNRILGKDVIAPVNLPPFDKSAVDGYAVIAEDTFGASQTNPCILTVIGSVRIGEVPDLKVGRLEAVEVSTGSIIPHGADAVVMVENTKRIDEGRIEVYLSVAPGENVSRMGEDIKKGDTVLRKGTRLKPQHLGVLASLGFVKVSVFRMPKVAVLSTGDELAELGTSVATGKTIDVNRLIISSMVEELGGKAIDLGIAPDDIDAIVSKLRMGLKEADIIVVSGGTSVGKSDLVPEAVNRLGKPGVIAHGISIRPGMPTGIGVVDERPIVMLSGYPIAAIVGFNLFVKPLLLRLLSTQEEPKPTIRGKVMRRIPHPTGLRTFVRVLVKKMGDEYFVEPLRASGSGILTSMTRANGILVIPENVEGYEVGDLVEVTLIGPVMEG from the coding sequence TTGAAGGAGTTTAAAGAGACTTTAAGTGTCGAAGAAGCGACTCGACTCTTGTACAAAAATATTCGAATGAAGGAGTTAGAGGTGGAAGAGGTGTATCTTAAGGATGGCTTGAATAGGATCCTGGGCAAGGATGTGATCGCACCTGTAAATCTGCCACCCTTCGATAAATCTGCCGTAGATGGCTATGCTGTAATAGCGGAGGATACGTTCGGCGCTTCCCAGACGAATCCGTGCATTCTTACCGTGATAGGATCGGTAAGAATAGGTGAAGTTCCAGACTTAAAGGTCGGGAGGTTGGAGGCTGTAGAAGTATCCACGGGCTCGATAATCCCTCACGGTGCGGACGCCGTAGTCATGGTGGAGAATACGAAGAGGATCGATGAGGGGAGAATCGAGGTATATTTATCCGTGGCTCCGGGTGAGAATGTGTCGAGGATGGGTGAAGATATTAAAAAGGGCGATACCGTATTGAGAAAGGGTACAAGGCTTAAACCACAACATCTGGGCGTTCTGGCGAGCCTCGGCTTCGTAAAGGTGAGTGTCTTTCGAATGCCGAAGGTAGCAGTTCTATCTACAGGGGATGAATTGGCAGAGCTCGGCACATCCGTTGCTACAGGTAAGACGATAGATGTGAATAGGTTGATAATATCATCGATGGTTGAGGAGTTGGGTGGTAAGGCCATCGATCTAGGTATCGCTCCAGACGATATAGATGCTATCGTATCGAAGCTGAGGATGGGCTTAAAAGAAGCAGATATCATCGTAGTCAGTGGAGGCACCTCGGTGGGAAAGTCAGATCTGGTACCCGAGGCTGTGAACCGCCTTGGTAAGCCAGGGGTTATAGCACATGGTATATCGATTCGGCCTGGGATGCCCACTGGTATAGGGGTTGTAGATGAAAGACCGATAGTGATGCTCTCCGGATACCCTATAGCTGCCATCGTGGGCTTCAACCTATTCGTCAAACCGCTCCTATTACGCCTCCTCTCTACACAGGAAGAACCAAAACCCACCATTAGGGGTAAAGTTATGCGTCGAATACCACACCCAACGGGCTTAAGGACGTTCGTCCGTGTCCTTGTAAAGAAGATGGGTGATGAATACTTCGTTGAACCGTTGAGGGCGAGTGGCTCCGGTATACTTACCAGTATGACGAGGGCGAATGGTATCCTCGTCATACCAGAGAATGTAGAGGGTTATGAAGTTGGAGATCTTGTGGAGGTTACTCTGATAGGGCCTGTAATGGAGGGGTAG